One part of the Dysidea avara chromosome 10, odDysAvar1.4, whole genome shotgun sequence genome encodes these proteins:
- the LOC136267933 gene encoding pumilio homolog 3-like isoform X3 has translation MSVYSSYRETLKHSIIHKPLLDYSLMASEQERADMIEQLRERLVKLLHTNEGFRVAMQCVWHGTAKDRKVIVKSFKTFVKKIAMEEHGHYVLLTMFDCIDDTVLVKKVIMSELADNLSELAAHRHDRRVLLYLLCPRNPIYFNSVVLRVLASGDARNHLKHIVVSFTVQSHHY, from the exons ATGTCTGTCTACTCCTCCTACAGGGAGACGTTGAAGCACAGTATCATTCACAAGCCATTACTGGACTACTCGTTGATGGCTAGTGAACAGGAGAGAGCAGACATGATAGAACAACTTCGTGAGAGATTAGTTAAGCTGCTCCACACCAATGAAGGATTTCGTGTTGCCATGCAGTGTGTCTGGCATGGCACAGCAAAG GATCGTAAAGTTATTGTCAAGTCATTCAAGACTTTTGTGAAGAAGATTGCGATG GAAGAACACGGTCACTATGTGCTGTTGACAATGTTTGACTGCATCGATGATACAGTACTTGTAAAGAAAGTGATTATGTCT GAGTTGGCTGATAACCTCAGTGAGCTGGCAGCTCACAGACATGACCGACGTGTTTTGTTGTACCTACTGTGTCCTCGTAACCCTATCTACTTCAACTCAGTCGTGTTACGTGTACTGGCATCGGGTGATG CAAGAAATCACCTGAAGCACATCGTAGTGAGCTTCACAGTGCAGTCTCACCACTACTAG
- the LOC136267933 gene encoding pumilio homolog 3-like isoform X5, protein MASEQERADMIEQLRERLVKLLHTNEGFRVAMQCVWHGTAKDRKVIVKSFKTFVKKIAMEEHGHYVLLTMFDCIDDTVLVKKVIMSELADNLSELAAHRHDRRVLLYLLCPRNPIYFNSVVLRVLASGDARNHLKHIVVSFTVQSHHY, encoded by the exons ATGGCTAGTGAACAGGAGAGAGCAGACATGATAGAACAACTTCGTGAGAGATTAGTTAAGCTGCTCCACACCAATGAAGGATTTCGTGTTGCCATGCAGTGTGTCTGGCATGGCACAGCAAAG GATCGTAAAGTTATTGTCAAGTCATTCAAGACTTTTGTGAAGAAGATTGCGATG GAAGAACACGGTCACTATGTGCTGTTGACAATGTTTGACTGCATCGATGATACAGTACTTGTAAAGAAAGTGATTATGTCT GAGTTGGCTGATAACCTCAGTGAGCTGGCAGCTCACAGACATGACCGACGTGTTTTGTTGTACCTACTGTGTCCTCGTAACCCTATCTACTTCAACTCAGTCGTGTTACGTGTACTGGCATCGGGTGATG CAAGAAATCACCTGAAGCACATCGTAGTGAGCTTCACAGTGCAGTCTCACCACTACTAG